GTGTTCTACCTGCTGCTCACGCTGCTCATCATCGACGCCGTATTCCTGATCCCCGTCGTCCTGCTCCAGTCGGGCAAGGGAGGCGGGCTCGCGGCCATGGGCGGCGGTGGCGGCACCGATACGCTGTTCGGCAGCCGGCAGGCGACCACGCTGCTGACCAAGGCGACCTGGTGGTGCGGCGGGATCTTCATGGCGCTGGCCTTCGCGCTCTCCATCCTGTCGTCCACGCCGCAGCGCG
This window of the Longimicrobiaceae bacterium genome carries:
- the secG gene encoding preprotein translocase subunit SecG, which gives rise to MTTRQITSPRTLPVFYLLLTLLIIDAVFLIPVVLLQSGKGGGLAAMGGGGGTDTLFGSRQATTLLTKATWWCGGIFMALAFALSILSSTPQRAASSILQQELQGRPAGTAPAAAPAIPGTKPAGTAPAGAAPATGAPATGAAPAPAAPTPAGTAPAPK